Proteins from a genomic interval of Polaribacter sp. Q13:
- a CDS encoding ATP-binding protein, whose protein sequence is MSERSIGKVISVDSFRAYIRLDDDLKSLYKSGYEDIFEVARINSYVIIPIGSDKIVAMVTSVKSIDETEIGKNKEAIFLTKSARYLVATMIGTIENSGKYIQGVYNYPILDNPVWYVTSQDLDNIFDQKKKEDSKEINFDDDYYLPIGTSPSFSDYKIKINPDKFFGKHAAILGNTGSGKSCTFASIIQSMFDFNYNGKQLKNAHIIIFDTNGEYKQAFQGTKQTPYKNLELVNPFHIDKDGMKVPFWFMNFADFDYLFEPTSGTQAPVLKHALGLAKNQTVSISQKLIPQAYISKLEIIINECVTNDFKIINTIYEGLEDFGKELVELDIDFDKTKILDSLRNLMKEKPKITKTKNDYLKGNISAAVLTESAKILKTELSLYYSSARKVEVTKERNIDLPIYFNFHDLLESFFDEAISEQENSGNRLREFVSTLRLRLQSYLSDERISKPLLLNETEEITSALAKFISFILGDFCKVYNTADTDLFTEYYKSNLGKTGIEKLQEAKSSQITIIDMSLLPFEVLETITGLIGRLILDFTSRLPESDRGKLPMVIALEEAQNYIPEKNRGERESIAKKVFERIAREGRKYGISLLVSSQRPSELSKTVLSQCNSFIIHRLQNPEDQKYVRQLVSAANEDILQQLPILPQQHVVIMGDAVRTPVQARMNNANPRPNSNNPKFIENWTNDLPKEFPNYKGIADAWEKGEKYKKE, encoded by the coding sequence ATGAGTGAAAGAAGTATTGGAAAAGTAATTTCTGTTGATAGTTTTAGAGCTTATATTCGTCTTGATGATGATTTAAAAAGTCTTTATAAAAGTGGTTATGAAGATATCTTTGAAGTTGCTAGAATTAATTCTTATGTAATTATTCCAATTGGCTCTGATAAAATTGTAGCTATGGTTACAAGTGTTAAATCTATAGATGAAACTGAAATCGGAAAAAATAAGGAGGCTATATTCTTAACAAAATCCGCAAGATATTTGGTAGCAACAATGATTGGAACAATTGAAAATAGTGGAAAATATATTCAAGGAGTTTACAATTATCCTATTCTTGATAATCCTGTTTGGTATGTAACAAGTCAAGACCTAGATAATATTTTTGACCAAAAGAAAAAGGAAGACTCAAAAGAAATCAATTTTGATGATGACTATTACTTACCTATTGGTACTTCTCCTTCGTTTTCAGATTATAAAATAAAAATTAATCCTGATAAGTTTTTTGGTAAACATGCTGCAATATTGGGAAATACAGGTTCAGGAAAATCTTGCACGTTTGCTTCTATAATTCAAAGCATGTTTGATTTTAATTACAACGGAAAACAATTAAAAAATGCTCACATCATAATATTTGACACAAACGGAGAATATAAACAAGCTTTTCAAGGAACAAAACAAACCCCATATAAGAACCTGGAATTAGTTAATCCATTTCATATTGATAAAGATGGAATGAAAGTTCCTTTTTGGTTTATGAATTTTGCTGATTTTGATTACCTCTTTGAACCGACTTCAGGTACACAAGCTCCTGTTTTGAAACATGCGTTAGGGTTAGCAAAAAACCAAACGGTTTCAATTAGTCAAAAACTAATACCACAAGCCTATATATCAAAATTAGAAATAATTATTAACGAATGTGTTACCAATGATTTTAAAATAATTAATACGATTTATGAAGGTTTAGAAGATTTTGGTAAAGAGTTGGTTGAATTAGATATCGATTTTGATAAAACTAAAATATTGGATTCACTTAGAAATCTGATGAAAGAGAAACCAAAAATAACTAAAACAAAAAATGATTATCTAAAAGGTAATATTAGCGCTGCTGTTTTAACAGAAAGTGCAAAAATCTTAAAAACTGAACTCTCTTTATATTATTCTTCAGCTAGAAAGGTTGAAGTAACTAAAGAACGTAATATTGATTTACCTATTTATTTCAATTTTCATGATTTACTAGAAAGTTTTTTTGATGAAGCAATTAGTGAACAAGAAAATTCCGGCAATAGATTAAGAGAATTCGTTTCAACTCTTAGGTTGAGATTGCAATCATACTTAAGTGATGAAAGAATTTCAAAACCACTACTTTTAAATGAAACAGAAGAAATTACAAGTGCATTAGCAAAATTCATCTCATTTATTTTAGGTGATTTCTGTAAAGTATATAACACTGCAGACACAGATTTATTTACTGAATACTACAAATCTAACTTAGGAAAAACTGGTATAGAAAAGTTACAAGAAGCCAAATCTAGTCAGATAACTATAATTGATATGTCTTTATTACCTTTTGAGGTTTTAGAAACGATTACAGGTTTAATTGGAAGGCTTATTTTGGACTTTACTTCTCGTTTGCCTGAAAGTGATCGAGGTAAATTACCAATGGTTATTGCTCTTGAAGAAGCACAAAATTATATTCCTGAAAAAAATCGTGGTGAAAGAGAATCAATAGCTAAAAAAGTATTTGAACGAATTGCAAGAGAAGGTAGAAAATATGGTATTTCCTTACTTGTTTCTAGTCAACGACCTTCAGAATTATCAAAAACAGTATTATCACAATGTAACTCTTTTATTATTCACAGACTGCAAAATCCAGAAGACCAAAAATATGTTAGACAATTAGTTTCTGCTGCTAATGAGGATATTTTACAACAATTACCAATTTTACCGCAACAGCATGTTGTAATTATGGGGGACGCAGTTAGAACTCCTGTGCAGGCAAGAATGAATAATGCCAATCCAAGACCTAATAGTAATAACCCTAAATTCATCGAAAATTGGACTAATGATTTACCCAAAGAATTCCCAAATTATAAAGGTATAGCAGATGCTTGGGAAAAAGGAGAGAAATATAAAAAAGAATAA
- a CDS encoding OmpH family outer membrane protein: protein MKSKIIFIAIALLSTISIAQSKVGTVDSEYIISLMPETKIVSERSQNYGAKLDSSFSIKVKSYQAKVEAFKNNEKTLGELAKQADIKELTTMEDDIKKYQQNGNKLMQLKQNELMRPLYTKLSEAIATVSKANGYTQVLTITGNEFAYIDNKFDITELVLKNLGVAIPAAKE from the coding sequence ATGAAATCAAAAATTATATTTATTGCTATTGCACTATTAAGCACCATTTCTATTGCACAATCTAAAGTAGGAACCGTGGATAGCGAATACATTATTAGTCTAATGCCAGAAACCAAAATTGTATCCGAAAGATCTCAAAATTACGGAGCAAAATTAGATTCTTCTTTTAGCATTAAAGTAAAAAGTTATCAAGCAAAAGTAGAAGCTTTTAAAAATAATGAAAAAACATTGGGTGAATTAGCAAAACAAGCAGATATTAAAGAATTGACTACCATGGAAGATGATATTAAAAAATATCAACAAAATGGAAACAAGCTAATGCAATTAAAGCAAAATGAGTTAATGCGACCATTGTACACAAAATTAAGTGAAGCTATTGCTACTGTGTCTAAAGCCAATGGATACACACAGGTTTTAACTATTACTGGTAACGAATTTGCTTACATAGATAATAAATTTGACATTACAGAATTGGTCTTAAAAAACTTAGGCGTTGCAATACCTGCAGCCAAAGAATAG
- a CDS encoding ion transporter, translating to MKNNYKNTSWKHRLHEIIYEADTKAGKLFDVVLLIAILTSILLVMLESVESFDAKYHVYLNISEWIITILFSIEYILRIISIKRPLKYIFSFYGIIDLLSTIPKYLSLFFIGSHHLAALRALRLLRIFRILKLARYIGASNKLLIALKMSKAKISVFLFFVVILCVILGTVMYMVEGAENGFTSIPRSVYWAIVTLTTVGYGDIAPHTPFGQFIASIVMILGYGIIAIPTGIVSAEMAKTTDNNVQTNTQVCPNCTKGNHKDGAEFCYNCGSKLN from the coding sequence TTGAAGAATAACTATAAAAATACTTCTTGGAAACATCGTCTTCATGAAATTATTTATGAAGCAGACACCAAAGCAGGTAAATTATTTGATGTTGTCTTATTAATTGCTATTCTAACGAGTATTCTTTTGGTAATGCTAGAAAGTGTAGAAAGCTTTGATGCCAAGTATCATGTCTATTTAAATATTTCTGAATGGATTATTACCATCCTTTTTTCTATTGAATATATCCTAAGAATTATTTCTATAAAAAGGCCTTTAAAATATATATTTAGCTTTTACGGTATTATAGATTTACTTTCTACCATACCCAAATATCTGTCCTTATTCTTTATAGGTTCTCATCATTTGGCAGCTTTAAGAGCTTTGCGTTTGTTAAGAATTTTTAGAATATTAAAACTTGCAAGATATATTGGCGCTTCTAATAAACTATTAATTGCCTTAAAAATGAGCAAAGCAAAAATTTCTGTTTTCTTATTTTTTGTTGTCATACTTTGTGTTATTTTAGGTACTGTAATGTATATGGTAGAAGGTGCAGAAAATGGATTTACAAGCATACCTAGAAGTGTCTATTGGGCAATTGTTACACTAACCACTGTTGGTTACGGAGACATTGCACCTCACACTCCTTTTGGTCAGTTTATTGCAAGCATTGTTATGATATTAGGTTATGGTATTATTGCCATTCCTACAGGAATTGTAAGTGCAGAAATGGCTAAAACTACAGATAATAACGTACAAACAAACACGCAAGTTTGCCCTAATTGTACAAAAGGAAACCATAAAGATGGCGCAGAATTTTGTTATAATTGTGGTAGTAAATTAAACTAA
- a CDS encoding exonuclease domain-containing protein, with protein MYAILDIETTGGKFNEEGITEIAIYKFDGHTTVDQFISLVNPEKPIQEFVVKLTGINNKMLRNAPKFYEVAKRIIEITSDCILVAHNTTFDYRILSTEFDRLGYDFNRNTLCTVELSQQLILGQPSYSLGKLTKSLGIPITDRHRASGDALATVQLFKLLLAKDTSKTIIQSSIKYFDRRDQKQKLRKLIEEIPTIQGIFYIHDKEGKVIFIGKGKNIKAEVNNLFLKVTRRAVKIQERAQSISFDKTGNELFTRLKYAIELEVLSPKFNFKKKPKFITQDFNNEDFIIIEKGREIEENAIILIENNEVFGFGYTNLSNQETKLDILKTVLTPIEDKIQAKNIIKNYMNKNKVQKIIRL; from the coding sequence TTGTACGCAATTTTAGATATTGAAACCACCGGAGGAAAATTTAATGAAGAAGGCATCACAGAAATTGCTATTTATAAATTTGACGGACATACTACAGTAGACCAGTTTATTAGCCTCGTAAACCCAGAGAAACCAATTCAAGAATTTGTGGTAAAACTTACGGGTATTAATAATAAAATGCTCAGAAACGCTCCCAAATTCTATGAAGTTGCCAAAAGAATTATAGAAATTACTTCAGATTGTATTTTAGTAGCTCATAATACCACTTTCGATTATAGAATTTTAAGTACAGAATTTGATAGATTGGGATATGATTTTAATAGAAACACCTTATGTACGGTAGAATTAAGTCAGCAATTAATTTTAGGCCAACCCTCTTATAGCTTAGGCAAACTTACAAAGTCTTTAGGAATACCTATTACAGATAGACACAGAGCTTCTGGAGACGCTTTGGCAACAGTACAATTATTTAAATTATTGCTAGCAAAAGATACTAGTAAAACCATTATACAAAGTTCTATAAAATATTTTGATAGAAGAGATCAGAAACAAAAATTACGAAAATTAATAGAAGAAATTCCAACCATACAAGGTATTTTTTACATTCATGATAAAGAAGGGAAAGTTATCTTTATAGGAAAAGGGAAAAATATAAAAGCAGAAGTAAATAACCTTTTTTTAAAAGTAACAAGAAGAGCTGTTAAAATTCAAGAAAGAGCACAATCTATCTCTTTTGACAAAACAGGGAATGAACTTTTCACACGCCTAAAATATGCCATAGAATTAGAAGTTTTATCACCTAAATTTAACTTTAAAAAGAAACCAAAATTTATTACTCAAGACTTTAATAATGAAGACTTTATTATCATTGAAAAGGGAAGAGAAATAGAAGAAAATGCCATTATATTAATAGAAAACAATGAGGTTTTTGGTTTTGGATATACAAATTTAAGCAATCAAGAAACCAAGTTAGATATTTTAAAAACGGTTTTAACACCTATTGAAGATAAAATTCAAGCAAAAAATATTATTAAGAACTATATGAATAAAAATAAAGTTCAGAAAATTATTAGATTGTAA
- the msrA gene encoding peptide-methionine (S)-S-oxide reductase MsrA translates to MNILKSITVVSFSLLLISCFGFTDKKQTQSETKATYVANENTKVAYFASGCFWCVEAVFESVSGVEEAVSGYAGGHTLNPTYKSIGTGKTGHAETVAVYYNPKIVSFETLVTVFFGSQDPTTENGQYPDYGTQYRSIAFYKTDAEKAIIEKMIAKLNAEVYQGKIATEVTKLNKFYEAEEYHQDFERRNPNQGYVKAVSVPRLNKFKKRFPELLKK, encoded by the coding sequence ATGAATATCTTAAAGTCTATTACCGTTGTAAGTTTTTCTCTATTATTAATCTCTTGTTTTGGTTTTACTGATAAAAAACAAACGCAATCGGAAACAAAAGCAACCTATGTTGCCAATGAAAATACCAAAGTGGCTTATTTTGCAAGTGGCTGTTTTTGGTGTGTAGAAGCTGTTTTTGAAAGTGTAAGTGGAGTAGAAGAAGCGGTTTCTGGGTATGCTGGCGGACATACTTTAAACCCAACTTATAAAAGTATTGGAACCGGAAAAACAGGGCATGCAGAAACAGTTGCTGTGTATTACAACCCAAAAATAGTTTCTTTTGAAACCCTAGTAACCGTGTTTTTTGGTTCTCAAGATCCAACAACAGAAAATGGGCAATATCCAGATTACGGCACACAATACAGATCTATTGCTTTTTATAAAACCGATGCAGAAAAGGCTATTATAGAAAAAATGATTGCAAAATTAAATGCAGAAGTATACCAAGGTAAAATTGCAACCGAAGTTACCAAACTTAATAAGTTTTATGAAGCCGAAGAGTATCACCAAGATTTTGAACGTAGAAACCCAAATCAAGGGTATGTGAAAGCAGTTTCTGTGCCTAGATTGAATAAGTTTAAAAAGAGGTTTCCGGAGTTGTTGAAGAAATAA
- a CDS encoding YggS family pyridoxal phosphate-dependent enzyme codes for MIKENLLKVKQTLPENVTLVAVSKTKPIEDLQAAYDAGQRIFGENKIQEMVDKYDALPKDIQWHMIGHLQSNKVKYMAPFVNLIHGVDKFSTLKEINKQAKKHDKVINCLLQVKIAKEETKFGFSFNEIDTILASEAFAELKNIKITGFMGMATFTDNKLQLKEEFSSLKTFFDAHKLKTTTENCTLETLSMGMSGDYMLAIENGSNMVRVGSAIFGQRNYNA; via the coding sequence ATGATTAAAGAAAACCTATTAAAAGTAAAACAAACCCTTCCAGAAAATGTAACCCTGGTTGCCGTTTCTAAAACCAAACCTATAGAAGACTTACAAGCAGCATATGATGCTGGTCAGCGTATTTTTGGAGAGAACAAAATTCAGGAAATGGTAGACAAATATGATGCTTTACCCAAAGACATTCAATGGCACATGATTGGTCATTTACAAAGTAATAAGGTAAAGTACATGGCTCCTTTTGTAAATTTAATTCATGGTGTTGATAAATTTTCTACTTTAAAGGAAATCAACAAGCAAGCAAAAAAACATGATAAAGTTATCAACTGTTTATTACAAGTAAAAATAGCCAAAGAAGAAACTAAATTTGGTTTTTCTTTTAATGAAATTGATACCATTTTAGCATCAGAAGCATTCGCTGAATTAAAGAATATAAAAATTACTGGTTTTATGGGAATGGCCACGTTTACAGACAATAAGCTACAGTTGAAAGAAGAATTCTCTTCACTAAAAACCTTCTTCGACGCACACAAATTGAAAACTACAACTGAAAACTGTACACTAGAAACTTTATCTATGGGAATGAGCGGAGATTATATGCTTGCTATAGAAAACGGAAGCAATATGGTAAGAGTTGGTAGCGCTATATTTGGTCAAAGAAATTATAATGCTTAA
- a CDS encoding D-2-hydroxyacid dehydrogenase: MKILANDGISKSGIAALEKGGFEVLDIKVAQNQLENYINENNIDAILVRSATQVRQELIEACPSLKLIGRGGVGLDNIDVEYAEDNGLQVINTPEASSSSVAELVFAHLFGMARFLHSSNREMPLEGDSRFKELKKAYSEGIELRGKTIGIIGFGRIGQEVAKIAIGIGMNVLATDDEVTSAPITLEFFNGQKTTIIIDTVDKEELLKESDFITLHTPEQEDYIISASEIEKMKDGVGIINTARGGVLHEVDLVKAIESGKVQFAGLDVFETEPTPAVQLLMNPEISLTPHIGAATKEAQDRIGVELANQIIALLKN, translated from the coding sequence ATGAAAATATTAGCAAACGATGGAATTTCTAAAAGCGGAATAGCTGCTTTAGAAAAAGGAGGATTTGAAGTACTAGACATAAAAGTAGCACAAAATCAGTTAGAAAATTATATCAATGAAAACAATATTGATGCAATTTTAGTAAGAAGTGCAACACAAGTTAGACAAGAATTAATAGAAGCTTGCCCTAGTTTAAAATTAATTGGTCGTGGTGGTGTTGGCTTAGATAATATTGATGTAGAATATGCAGAAGACAACGGTTTACAAGTAATTAATACGCCAGAAGCTTCTTCTAGTTCTGTGGCAGAATTGGTTTTTGCACATCTTTTTGGTATGGCTCGTTTTTTACATTCTTCTAACCGAGAAATGCCTTTAGAAGGAGATTCTCGTTTTAAGGAATTGAAAAAAGCGTATTCTGAAGGAATTGAATTAAGAGGAAAAACCATTGGTATTATCGGTTTTGGACGTATCGGACAAGAAGTTGCTAAAATTGCTATCGGAATAGGAATGAACGTTTTAGCTACAGATGATGAAGTAACAAGCGCTCCGATAACTTTAGAGTTTTTTAACGGACAAAAAACTACTATTATTATTGATACAGTAGATAAAGAAGAACTTTTAAAAGAGTCAGACTTTATTACTTTACACACACCAGAACAAGAAGATTATATTATTTCTGCATCAGAAATTGAAAAAATGAAAGATGGTGTAGGTATTATAAACACAGCAAGAGGTGGCGTTTTACATGAAGTAGACTTAGTAAAGGCTATAGAAAGTGGTAAAGTACAATTTGCAGGTTTAGATGTTTTTGAAACAGAACCAACACCGGCAGTACAATTATTAATGAATCCAGAAATTTCTTTAACTCCACATATTGGTGCGGCCACTAAAGAAGCACAAGACAGAATTGGCGTAGAATTAGCAAATCAGATTATTGCTTTGTTAAAAAATTAG
- the miaA gene encoding tRNA (adenosine(37)-N6)-dimethylallyltransferase MiaA: MTSNNFLITIVGPTAIGKTALSIQLANHFKSAIISCDSRQFYKEMTIGTAVPDADELAAAKHHFIQNRSIFEDYNVGSFERDTLAKLDDLFKENPIQIMVGGSGLYVDAVLKGLDYFPEVDPKIREDLTLKLEKEGVTVLQEQLKELDPETYNVIELQNPKRVMRALEVCIGSGIPYSTFKNKPKAPRNFTSIKIGLDADREIIYNRINMRVDIMMENGLLEEAKALYQHKNLNALQTVGYRELFSYFDGDFTKEFAISEIKKNTRRFAKRQGTWFKRDENTLWFDYQTDINTIIAKVSDKINISKL; the protein is encoded by the coding sequence ATGACTTCTAATAATTTTTTAATTACCATTGTTGGTCCAACTGCAATTGGTAAAACCGCTTTAAGCATTCAATTGGCAAATCATTTTAAGAGTGCTATTATTTCTTGTGATTCTAGACAGTTTTACAAAGAAATGACTATTGGAACCGCTGTGCCAGATGCAGATGAATTGGCAGCAGCAAAACACCATTTTATACAAAACAGAAGTATTTTTGAAGATTATAATGTGGGCTCTTTTGAAAGAGATACCCTTGCAAAATTAGACGATCTTTTTAAAGAAAACCCAATTCAGATTATGGTAGGTGGCTCTGGTTTGTATGTAGATGCTGTTTTAAAAGGATTGGATTATTTTCCGGAAGTAGACCCTAAAATAAGAGAAGATTTAACGCTAAAATTAGAAAAAGAAGGTGTAACAGTTTTGCAAGAACAGTTAAAAGAATTAGACCCAGAAACCTATAATGTTATTGAATTACAAAACCCTAAACGGGTGATGAGAGCCTTAGAGGTTTGTATTGGTTCTGGCATTCCCTACTCTACTTTTAAAAACAAACCCAAAGCTCCTAGAAATTTTACGTCTATAAAAATAGGATTAGATGCCGATAGAGAAATTATTTATAATCGTATAAATATGCGTGTAGATATTATGATGGAAAATGGCTTGTTAGAAGAAGCTAAAGCATTATACCAACATAAAAATTTAAACGCACTGCAAACCGTTGGTTATAGAGAATTGTTCTCTTATTTTGATGGCGATTTTACCAAAGAGTTTGCTATTTCCGAAATTAAGAAAAACACTAGAAGATTTGCAAAGCGACAAGGTACTTGGTTTAAAAGGGATGAAAACACCTTATGGTTTGATTATCAAACGGACATAAATACTATTATTGCCAAAGTTTCTGATAAAATTAACATTTCAAAACTGTAA
- a CDS encoding heme-binding beta-barrel domain-containing protein translates to MSAVIENPLVKLIGVWKGAEGIDLAPKPDEDENNPYYEVLTIEPVDLEIENAEEQELVSVRYHQIVREKANNKVSHSETGYWIWDKNEHTIMNSFSITRGVSVLAGGEATEVNNELKLSVAVLENDTKWGIVQSPFMLKKAKTLSFKRTFTVIDNKLSYTQETLLDIYGKTFSHTDVNTLYRV, encoded by the coding sequence ATGAGTGCAGTTATAGAAAATCCTTTGGTAAAATTAATTGGTGTTTGGAAAGGTGCAGAAGGTATAGATCTTGCTCCGAAACCAGACGAAGATGAAAATAACCCGTATTACGAGGTTTTAACCATAGAACCTGTAGATTTAGAAATTGAGAATGCAGAAGAACAAGAATTGGTTTCGGTTAGATACCATCAAATTGTGAGAGAAAAAGCAAATAACAAAGTATCTCACAGTGAAACTGGTTATTGGATTTGGGATAAAAACGAACATACCATTATGAATTCTTTTTCTATTACAAGAGGTGTTTCTGTGCTTGCAGGAGGAGAAGCTACGGAAGTAAACAACGAATTAAAATTAAGTGTTGCTGTCTTAGAAAATGATACCAAATGGGGAATTGTACAATCTCCTTTTATGCTAAAAAAAGCAAAAACTTTATCTTTTAAAAGAACATTTACCGTTATAGATAACAAATTAAGCTACACACAAGAAACGCTTTTAGACATTTATGGTAAAACGTTTTCGCATACAGACGTAAATACCTTATACCGAGTTTAA
- a CDS encoding SIR2 family protein: protein MTHFEPTNNKIFFGNTDKLSDWIEEDLDKGIIIDKIKLMLKNYLELDNVSFLFGSGTSIHLGAVAIRNFPIEVENYIKEEFDLIDDTYECLLSVIKELQADFLKEGKDNLISGTQTFEDKRKWKFKIESDIVRDLESNEIAIEYEKVLNYLIAKDFVLSLDKSQIRTDKISELITAIKEGLFLVCDVDKRKIPTSELRKIIKRDKKKSFKNALKNKYYYHEMFLKALLQRPLNLRRANIFTANYDLAFEYAFDKLGVHYIDGFSGFHKRYFKPETFEYDIFYPGSTTSGKIQRIEKVVKYYKLHGSLSWVNSEYRDANNLYGIEEKPLELIDSLKKKGEIIIYPSAVKKSYTLDLPYSELFRQFASTITQSQSVLLTVGYSFGDDHFNDIIYQALSNPTFTLIVVDFQGTQNEYIKKLKDLNDPRIIILEGEFFGDFLTFSDTLMPNFNNIDNNEKVANTLNELLRTNTSKVEPTKDKE, encoded by the coding sequence ATGACACATTTTGAACCAACAAATAATAAAATTTTCTTTGGAAACACAGATAAATTATCCGATTGGATAGAAGAAGATTTAGATAAAGGGATAATTATTGACAAAATTAAATTAATGCTCAAAAATTATCTTGAGCTAGATAATGTTAGTTTTCTTTTTGGTTCAGGTACTTCAATTCATTTAGGTGCAGTAGCTATTCGTAATTTCCCAATAGAAGTAGAAAATTATATTAAAGAAGAGTTTGATTTAATTGATGATACATATGAATGTCTACTTTCTGTTATTAAAGAACTACAAGCTGATTTTTTAAAAGAAGGAAAAGATAATCTAATTTCTGGAACTCAAACTTTTGAAGATAAAAGAAAATGGAAATTTAAAATAGAATCTGATATAGTACGTGATTTAGAATCTAATGAAATAGCTATTGAATATGAAAAGGTTTTGAATTATTTAATAGCTAAAGATTTTGTACTTTCTTTAGATAAAAGTCAGATTAGAACAGATAAAATTTCAGAACTAATTACCGCTATAAAAGAGGGGTTATTTTTAGTTTGTGATGTTGACAAAAGAAAAATACCCACATCTGAACTTAGAAAAATAATTAAAAGAGATAAGAAAAAGTCATTTAAAAATGCATTAAAAAATAAATACTACTATCATGAAATGTTTCTTAAGGCTTTATTGCAAAGACCATTAAATCTAAGACGAGCAAATATCTTTACTGCAAACTATGATTTAGCTTTTGAATATGCTTTTGATAAGCTTGGTGTTCATTATATCGATGGTTTTTCTGGATTTCATAAAAGATACTTTAAGCCAGAAACATTTGAATATGACATTTTTTATCCAGGATCTACTACTTCTGGAAAAATACAAAGAATAGAAAAAGTAGTAAAATATTATAAATTGCATGGATCATTATCTTGGGTTAATTCAGAATATAGAGATGCTAATAATCTTTATGGAATTGAAGAAAAACCTTTAGAATTAATAGATTCCCTAAAGAAAAAAGGGGAAATAATAATCTATCCTTCTGCTGTTAAAAAATCATATACTCTTGACTTGCCTTACTCAGAACTTTTTAGACAGTTTGCCTCAACTATAACTCAATCTCAATCGGTTTTACTTACAGTTGGCTACTCCTTTGGTGACGACCATTTCAATGATATTATTTATCAGGCTTTATCAAACCCAACCTTCACTCTTATTGTAGTAGATTTTCAAGGTACACAAAATGAATATATCAAAAAATTAAAAGATCTTAATGACCCAAGAATAATCATATTAGAAGGTGAATTTTTTGGAGACTTCTTAACTTTTTCAGATACATTAATGCCAAATTTCAATAATATTGACAATAACGAAAAAGTTGCAAATACATTAAATGAATTGTTGAGAACAAATACTTCTAAAGTTGAACCAACTAAAGACAAAGAATAA